The Methylomonas montana DNA window AGTCAATAACGGCGCGCCATTAGCCAGAACAATACTCATGCCTTCTTCAGGCATGTCATGTTCGAAGCGTTCGCCCACGCATAGTTTTATAAAGTCCATAGATTCTGTTTGGATTAATCGTCCTGGTAGATGTTCTGTCCGCCAACCCAGTATAGCGGACTGGGTACCGTTCGGTCGCGCCGTATAACCTGCGTGAAACCGAGAAGCGAAAAAACGAGGCGGCTCCGTATGTTACCCGATGCCTGGCACTATTTTGGCGATATAAAAGCCGGTAATATCACGGTAAAACCGTTAACGGGGGACGTCAGCAATGGACTACACTGCAATTCTTGAAGCGCTCAATAAAGCATCACTGTTTGATTTACATCGACTACAGTCTGCCATTTATCAGGAACTCATCAATCCGGTTCGGGTAGAACAGGTGAATGCGCAATTGAAAGCCGGCCAATCGATTAGCTATTTCGACCCGCAAGCCAACGGCTTGATCGATGCCGTTATCTTGAAGATTCAAAAGACCCGTTGCCTGGTGAGAAACGTCAAAGACCAAAAAAATTGGAACATCCCGTTTTATTACCTCAATCTGGATGACGTTGATACGGCGCTTCAACCCAAACCGCATACGACCGGGATTCCCAAAAGTGCATTGCAAGTCGGTACACGCGTAGGATTCAGGGGCCGGGACAACCACGAACTGTTCGGCGAAGTCATCCGGCTGAACCCCAAACGGCCACTATCAAGATCAGTGAGCAGCATACTTGGCTGGTGCCTTATTCACGTTTGTTTCCTGTCATTGATGGCACGTCCTATGAGTCGAATCTCTCGCAAGCGTCCTTGTTTATCGAACATGACGAGGTTTAGTAGCCCATGACGCTACAGGCTGCGCCAGCGCATGCGGAAAATCCCGTCGAAAAACTGCACGGCTCCATCGAACGTGTCACGTTTCATAGCGAGGCCTCGGGATTTTGCGTGTTGCGGGTCAAGGTCAAAGGTAATCGTGAACTGATTACCGTGATCGGTTCGGCCGCCAGTGTCACGGCGGGTGAATACATCGAATGCCTGGGGTGCTGGGTTAACGATCGCCAACATGGCCAGCAATTCAAAACCATCTCCTTAAAAATCGTGCCGCCGACCACGTTGGATGGCATCGAAAAATACCTGGGTTCCGGCATGGTCAAAGGCATCGGCCCCCATTTTGCCAAGAAGCTGGTCAAAGCCTTCGGTGAGCAGGTGTTCGATGTGATTGAGCAGACACCCGAGCGTCTGTTGGAATTACCGGGAATTGGTAAGAAACGCCAGGAACGTGTGACCCGTGCTTGGGCGGAACAGAAAGTGATTCGGGAGATCATGGTTTTTCTGCAATCTCATGGCGTCGGCACATCGCGTTCGGTGCGAATATACAAAACCTACGGTGATCAGGCCATCGAAAAAGTGCGAGAAAATCCGTATCGTCTGGCATTGGATATTCATGGCATCGGCTTTAAAACGGCTGATACGCTGGCACAGAGGCTCGGCATCGGCCCGCAATCCCTATTGCGTGCCCAAGCGGGTGTCCGACATGTCTTGCAGGAATGGTCTGGCGAAGGTCACTGCGCCGCTATTCGGAGCAATCTGTGCGAAATGGCGGTGAAACTACTGGAAATTCCTCCGCCGATTATCCACGAAGCGATCGCGGCGGAATTAACCGAAGGCAATTTGATCGCCGAAATCGATGGCAGCGACGAATTCATTTTTCTGACGCCTTTGCATCGCGCTGAAATAGGCTGTGCCGCCAACCTAAATCGATTGAATCAAGGTGATGCGCCATGGGGTGCGATTGACGCGGATAAAGCCATTCCCTGGGTGGAAGAGCAAACCGGCATGACATTGTCGCAGTCGCAATCTGTCGCTGTTCGATTGGTACTCCAGCATAAAGTCTCGGTGATCACTGGCGGTCCCGGTGTTGGCAAAACCACGCTGGTCAACAGTCTGCTCAAGGTTCTCAAAGCCAAACGCGTTCGGATTGGTTTGTGTGCGCCGACGGGGCGAGCGGCAAAACGGTTAACTGAATCGACCGGCATGGAAGCAAAAACGGTGCATCGTCTACTGGAGTTCGATCCGACGCAGTTCGCGTTCAAGCATAACGACGAAAACCCGCTAGACCTCGATTGCTTGGTGATTGATGAGTCGTCGATGATGGATGTTGTTTTGATGAATCAGCTGTTAAAAGCCATCCCGACAGAGGCCGGGGTTTTAATCGTCGGTGATGTTGATCAATTACCTTCGGTCGGCCCCGGAT harbors:
- the recD2 gene encoding SF1B family DNA helicase RecD2, whose amino-acid sequence is MTLQAAPAHAENPVEKLHGSIERVTFHSEASGFCVLRVKVKGNRELITVIGSAASVTAGEYIECLGCWVNDRQHGQQFKTISLKIVPPTTLDGIEKYLGSGMVKGIGPHFAKKLVKAFGEQVFDVIEQTPERLLELPGIGKKRQERVTRAWAEQKVIREIMVFLQSHGVGTSRSVRIYKTYGDQAIEKVRENPYRLALDIHGIGFKTADTLAQRLGIGPQSLLRAQAGVRHVLQEWSGEGHCAAIRSNLCEMAVKLLEIPPPIIHEAIAAELTEGNLIAEIDGSDEFIFLTPLHRAEIGCAANLNRLNQGDAPWGAIDADKAIPWVEEQTGMTLSQSQSVAVRLVLQHKVSVITGGPGVGKTTLVNSLLKVLKAKRVRIGLCAPTGRAAKRLTESTGMEAKTVHRLLEFDPTQFAFKHNDENPLDLDCLVIDESSMMDVVLMNQLLKAIPTEAGVLIVGDVDQLPSVGPGSVLADIIESGQIATVRLTEIFRQASTSKIITNAHRINHGQMPVVDKTEALSDFYCLYAETPEEIFAKLMQVVLERIPQRFKFHPVNDVQILTPMNRGGLGARSLNIELQARLNGHSEPKITRFGNTYAPGDKVIQRINNYDKEVFNGDIGVIKSIDLEENQVKILFDDREVDYEFSDLDEITLAYATSVHKSQGSEYPVVVIPMAMQHFMLLERNLLYTGVTRGKQLVVVIAQPKALAMAVKNQQSQRRITHLAARLNENT